The following proteins are encoded in a genomic region of Rubrobacter xylanophilus DSM 9941:
- the argS gene encoding arginine--tRNA ligase: MSFEGRLAEAVRGAVREAYGLELDGVHVERPNDPRHGDFATNVALANARTFRRNPRQVAEELAGRLRAPFVREVEVAGPGFINFRLAPEAVWEEIGAIVREGTGYGRVPPSGDPINVEFVSANPTGPLHVAHGRHAAYGDALARILEAAGRRVSREYYFNDGGNQIRLFGESVADRYARLYGRAWPVSDPDALYKGDYTEEIARDLSEAHGASLLEMEPEEALRIIGDFAARWCMEDIKRTLERARVGFDTYFNEKSLYESGAVQETIERLREAGCAYEKDGALWLASSRFGDDKDRVLVKSDGSYTYVAPDIAYHLDKWSRGFRRAINILGADHAGYGTRLRAGLVALGLPEDFLDVELVRLVKLLREGRQVKFSKRAGNIVTFDELLDEVGVDVARYFYVRSSHRNEMNFDLDLAIRQSEENPVYYVQYAHARICSIFRRAGEEAGEEVPPGELAPEERLLALELIDFPRVVRGAADRREVHPVPAHLETVATRFHQFYTVHRVLVEDGEVRARRLALCAATRNILAAGLGLLGVRAPERM, translated from the coding sequence ATGAGCTTTGAAGGCCGGCTGGCGGAGGCGGTGCGCGGGGCCGTGCGGGAGGCCTACGGGCTGGAGCTCGACGGGGTGCACGTCGAGCGGCCCAACGACCCGCGGCACGGGGACTTCGCCACCAACGTGGCCCTCGCCAACGCCCGGACCTTCCGGCGCAACCCGCGGCAGGTCGCCGAGGAGCTGGCCGGAAGGCTGAGGGCGCCCTTTGTGCGCGAGGTAGAGGTGGCGGGGCCGGGGTTCATCAACTTCCGGCTCGCCCCGGAGGCGGTGTGGGAGGAGATAGGGGCCATAGTCCGGGAGGGGACGGGCTACGGGCGGGTCCCGCCCTCCGGGGACCCCATAAACGTCGAGTTCGTGAGCGCCAACCCCACCGGCCCGCTGCACGTGGCCCACGGGCGCCACGCCGCCTACGGCGACGCTCTGGCCCGCATCCTGGAGGCGGCGGGCCGGCGGGTCTCGCGGGAGTACTACTTCAACGACGGGGGAAACCAGATCCGGCTCTTCGGCGAGTCGGTCGCCGACCGCTACGCCCGGCTTTACGGCCGCGCCTGGCCGGTCTCCGACCCGGACGCCCTCTACAAGGGGGACTACACGGAGGAGATCGCCCGGGACCTCTCCGAGGCGCACGGCGCCTCCCTGCTGGAGATGGAGCCCGAGGAGGCGCTGCGGATCATCGGGGACTTCGCCGCCCGCTGGTGCATGGAGGACATAAAGCGGACCCTCGAGAGGGCCCGGGTCGGCTTCGACACCTACTTCAACGAGAAGAGCCTCTACGAGTCCGGGGCGGTCCAGGAGACCATAGAGAGGCTCAGGGAGGCCGGGTGCGCCTACGAGAAGGACGGGGCCCTGTGGCTGGCCTCCTCCCGCTTCGGGGACGACAAGGACCGGGTGCTCGTCAAGAGCGACGGCTCCTACACCTACGTCGCCCCGGACATCGCCTACCACCTGGACAAGTGGTCGCGCGGGTTCAGGCGGGCCATCAACATCCTGGGCGCGGACCACGCCGGCTACGGGACGCGCCTCAGGGCCGGGCTCGTGGCGCTGGGGCTCCCGGAGGACTTTCTGGACGTGGAGCTGGTGCGGCTGGTCAAGCTCCTGCGCGAGGGGCGACAGGTGAAGTTCAGCAAGCGGGCGGGCAACATCGTCACCTTCGACGAGCTGCTCGACGAGGTGGGGGTGGACGTGGCCCGCTACTTCTACGTGCGCTCCTCGCACCGCAACGAGATGAACTTCGACCTGGACCTCGCCATCCGGCAGTCCGAGGAGAACCCCGTCTACTACGTGCAGTACGCGCACGCCAGGATCTGCTCCATCTTCCGGCGGGCTGGGGAGGAGGCGGGGGAGGAGGTGCCCCCCGGCGAGCTCGCGCCCGAGGAGCGGCTGCTCGCCCTGGAGCTCATAGACTTCCCGCGGGTGGTGCGGGGGGCGGCCGACCGCCGGGAGGTGCATCCCGTCCCGGCGCACCTGGAGACGGTGGCGACCCGCTTCCACCAGTTCTACACCGTCCACCGGGTGCTCGTGGAGGACGGGGAGGTGCGGGCCAGGAGGCTGGCGCTCTGCGCCGCGACCCGCAACATCCTCGCCGCCGGGCTCGGCCTGCTCGGGGTGCGGGCGCCGGAGCGGATGTAG
- a CDS encoding DUF3006 domain-containing protein, whose translation MQLDRFENGGWAVLLLYPEGRRTFGVPRELLPEGCAPGQVFEVRFERDDAETARCAAQNRRLLEDLLRRSGEDEL comes from the coding sequence GTGCAGCTCGACAGGTTCGAGAACGGCGGATGGGCCGTGCTCCTGCTGTACCCGGAGGGCCGGAGGACCTTCGGCGTGCCGCGGGAGCTTCTGCCCGAGGGCTGCGCCCCCGGCCAGGTGTTCGAGGTGCGGTTCGAGCGCGACGACGCGGAGACGGCGCGGTGCGCCGCGCAGAACCGGCGTCTTCTGGAGGACTTGTTGAGGCGGAGCGGCGAAGATGAGCTTTGA
- a CDS encoding arsinothricin resistance N-acetyltransferase ArsN1 family A → MRARASTPKDASGIARIYNQGIEERSSTFETCPRSPEEVRAWYDGAHPIVVVEEGGEIIAFAATFEYRPRECYRGVAEFSVYVDREHRGRGAGRLAMEALIPAAASAGLWKLVSRVFPENAASRALLRSAGFREVGTYEKHARLDGRWRDVIIVERLIPHQ, encoded by the coding sequence GTGCGCGCCAGAGCCTCCACGCCGAAAGACGCCTCCGGGATAGCCCGGATCTACAACCAGGGCATCGAGGAGCGGTCCTCCACCTTCGAGACCTGCCCACGCTCGCCCGAGGAGGTGAGGGCCTGGTACGACGGCGCGCACCCCATCGTCGTGGTCGAGGAGGGCGGAGAGATCATAGCCTTCGCCGCGACGTTCGAGTACCGGCCGAGGGAGTGCTACAGAGGGGTGGCCGAGTTCTCGGTGTACGTGGACCGGGAGCACCGGGGGCGCGGCGCTGGGCGGCTGGCGATGGAGGCCCTGATCCCGGCCGCCGCCTCCGCGGGCCTCTGGAAGCTCGTCTCCCGCGTCTTTCCGGAGAACGCGGCGAGCCGCGCCCTGCTGCGCTCGGCCGGCTTCCGCGAGGTGGGCACCTACGAGAAGCACGCCCGGCTCGACGGGCGCTGGCGGGACGTGATCATCGTGGAGCGGCTCATCCCTCACCAGTGA
- a CDS encoding 23S rRNA (pseudouridine(1915)-N(3))-methyltransferase RlmH produces the protein MIRRATIVAVGRLRGWAAEGCEDYLRRLRRYFPVEVIEVAEADMNRLGRGEALREEAGRLLRRLPADAHVVALDRKTGRRYGSEELARRRLEPLAVSGRGHVAFVIGGPLGLAPEVLERADERWSFGEITLPHALARVVLLEQLYRAVKILRGERYHW, from the coding sequence GTGATCCGGCGCGCCACCATAGTCGCGGTGGGGCGGCTGAGGGGCTGGGCCGCGGAGGGGTGCGAGGACTACCTCCGGCGTCTCAGGCGCTACTTCCCGGTGGAGGTGATAGAGGTCGCCGAGGCGGACATGAACCGGCTCGGCCGCGGGGAGGCGCTGCGCGAGGAGGCGGGGCGCCTGCTGCGGCGGCTGCCCGCGGACGCCCACGTGGTGGCGCTCGACCGAAAGACCGGGAGGCGGTACGGCTCCGAGGAGCTGGCCCGGCGCAGGCTCGAGCCGCTCGCCGTCTCCGGCCGCGGCCACGTGGCGTTCGTCATCGGCGGGCCCCTGGGGCTCGCCCCGGAGGTGCTGGAGCGGGCCGACGAGCGCTGGTCCTTCGGCGAGATCACCCTGCCGCACGCCCTCGCGCGGGTGGTGTTGCTGGAGCAGCTCTACCGGGCGGTCAAGATCCTGCGCGGCGAGCGGTATCACTGGTGA
- a CDS encoding MBL fold metallo-hydrolase translates to MRLSVLSSGSSGNATYVECGGEGVLVDAGLSCRRLRALLALLGRTLDGVRAVLLTHGHADHTAGVASLVRECGDGLRIIAAPGVGGGPRAEAVPAGVPFRVGAFEATFFSVPHDAATYGLRLRAGGLCAALATDLGEVGEETLGWMRGAGAVVLEANHDPEWLRRGPYPARLKRRISSASGHLSNAQAAEAALALAPYGLRHLVLAHLSETNNSPARACGTVGSRLRAAGYGGVRVLASLPGRPTPWVEVEAPAGVPSCGYESRPWAGRLFGVE, encoded by the coding sequence TTGCGGCTCAGCGTGCTGTCGAGCGGGAGCTCGGGGAACGCAACATACGTGGAGTGCGGCGGGGAGGGCGTCCTGGTGGACGCGGGGCTCTCGTGCCGCAGGCTCCGGGCCCTCCTCGCCCTCCTCGGGCGCACGCTCGACGGGGTGCGGGCCGTCCTGCTCACCCACGGGCACGCGGACCACACCGCCGGGGTGGCCTCGCTGGTGCGCGAGTGCGGCGACGGGCTGCGCATCATCGCCGCCCCCGGGGTCGGGGGCGGGCCGCGCGCCGAGGCGGTTCCCGCGGGCGTTCCCTTCCGGGTCGGGGCCTTCGAGGCCACCTTCTTCTCCGTGCCGCACGACGCCGCCACCTACGGCCTGCGGCTCCGGGCCGGGGGGCTGTGCGCGGCGCTGGCCACGGACCTCGGCGAGGTGGGGGAAGAGACGCTCGGCTGGATGCGCGGCGCCGGGGCGGTCGTGCTGGAGGCCAACCACGACCCCGAGTGGCTCCGGCGCGGGCCCTACCCGGCGCGGCTGAAGCGCAGGATCTCCTCGGCCAGCGGCCACCTCTCCAACGCCCAGGCCGCCGAGGCCGCCCTCGCCCTCGCCCCGTACGGGCTCAGGCACCTCGTGCTCGCCCACCTCTCGGAGACCAACAACTCCCCGGCGCGGGCCTGCGGGACGGTCGGGAGCAGGCTCCGGGCGGCGGGCTACGGCGGCGTGCGGGTGCTCGCCTCGCTCCCCGGCAGGCCCACGCCGTGGGTCGAGGTCGAAGCCCCCGCCGGGGTGCCCTCCTGCGGCTACGAGAGCCGGCCCTGGGCCGGGCGGCTCTTCGGCGTCGAGTGA
- a CDS encoding class E sortase yields the protein MLAIRSAARRGGALALLLLFCLLLWGCGGAARGPGGGHGSAESPSPKPAEATAGEAAHSPGGRRVEALLPEEVLSEEELEREAPGYRDWYRPAGEKVRPVSGAGGSSAGAIPAVRPFNFGRDPGGPKDKTLYLTVPKIGLSRVPVYNSTSEEDLRRSAVHVPATGFPWQEGANVFIAGHRLGYAGTGSHLVFYDLPRLEPGDEIILEDATGGRYVYRVFRELTVGPENVEVMNPVEGRSVVSLQTCTLPDYSERIIVQGELVGEKPA from the coding sequence TTGCTCGCGATACGTTCCGCTGCGCGGAGGGGCGGGGCTCTGGCCCTGCTCCTCCTTTTCTGTCTGCTGCTCTGGGGCTGCGGGGGGGCGGCGCGGGGCCCCGGCGGGGGCCACGGCTCCGCCGAGAGTCCCTCTCCAAAACCGGCGGAGGCCACCGCCGGGGAGGCGGCCCACTCCCCGGGCGGCCGGAGGGTCGAGGCGCTCCTCCCGGAGGAGGTGCTCTCCGAGGAAGAGCTCGAGCGGGAGGCGCCGGGCTACCGGGACTGGTACAGGCCCGCCGGAGAGAAGGTGCGGCCCGTCTCCGGGGCCGGGGGCTCCTCCGCCGGGGCCATACCCGCCGTCAGGCCGTTCAACTTCGGTCGCGACCCCGGAGGGCCAAAGGACAAGACCCTCTACCTCACCGTGCCCAAGATAGGCCTCTCCCGGGTGCCGGTCTACAACTCCACCTCCGAGGAGGATCTCAGGCGCTCCGCCGTGCACGTCCCGGCGACGGGCTTCCCTTGGCAGGAGGGGGCCAACGTCTTCATCGCGGGGCACCGGCTGGGGTACGCCGGGACCGGCTCCCACCTCGTCTTCTACGACCTGCCCAGGCTCGAGCCGGGCGACGAGATCATCCTCGAGGACGCAACCGGCGGGCGCTACGTCTACCGGGTCTTCAGGGAGCTCACCGTCGGACCGGAGAACGTGGAGGTCATGAACCCCGTGGAGGGGAGGTCCGTCGTCTCCCTGCAGACCTGCACCCTGCCGGACTACTCCGAGAGGATCATCGTGCAGGGCGAGCTGGTGGGCGAGAAGCCCGCCTGA
- a CDS encoding ferritin-like domain-containing protein, whose product MMMSRTIDVPDVEGFARPRTRREFFRALALAGAGAAAGTAVLAAPASAQSGDVDIANFALTLEYLEAEFYARAVDSGVLSGDVVGIVQNLADHEQQHVDAIVGLLQQAGAEPVEKPQFTFPADAFSSQDSILNLANTFEPVGVGAYLGAAPLIQSPDILAAAGSIAGVEGEHVVTIRNVLGLLPAANEAFPQALSREEVLAAVAPFLGMGAMMDTGGPARVEKGNYRAL is encoded by the coding sequence ATGATGATGAGCCGCACCATAGACGTGCCGGACGTGGAGGGGTTCGCGCGGCCGCGCACCCGGCGGGAGTTCTTCCGGGCCCTGGCGCTCGCGGGCGCGGGCGCGGCGGCCGGGACGGCGGTCTTGGCCGCCCCGGCCTCGGCCCAGAGCGGCGACGTGGACATAGCCAACTTCGCCCTCACGCTGGAGTACCTGGAGGCCGAGTTCTACGCGCGGGCGGTAGACTCCGGGGTCCTCTCCGGGGACGTGGTCGGGATAGTCCAGAACCTCGCCGACCACGAGCAGCAGCACGTGGACGCGATCGTGGGGCTGCTCCAGCAGGCCGGCGCCGAGCCGGTGGAGAAGCCGCAGTTCACCTTCCCCGCCGACGCCTTCTCCAGCCAGGACTCCATCCTGAATTTGGCCAACACCTTCGAGCCGGTCGGCGTCGGCGCCTACCTGGGGGCCGCCCCCCTGATCCAGAGCCCCGACATCCTGGCCGCCGCCGGGAGCATCGCGGGCGTCGAGGGGGAGCACGTGGTGACCATAAGGAACGTGCTCGGGCTCCTGCCCGCGGCGAACGAGGCGTTCCCGCAGGCCCTGAGCCGGGAGGAGGTTCTGGCCGCGGTCGCCCCGTTCCTCGGCATGGGGGCCATGATGGACACCGGCGGCCCCGCGCGGGTGGAAAAGGGCAACTACCGGGCGCTCTGA
- a CDS encoding ferritin-like domain-containing protein, protein MALERGLTRRGFLKTAAWAGAALSAAGIGGFGVAVRYAHGQEQQAYTTYQDLTDAQILQFAYLLELLEGTFYDQGVQSGLFSGNELSQITAIRDHEMAHADAIAGVLGQLGAEVPAAPNFTYPQNAFGDRNAFLELANTFEPVGIGAYQGAAPALDSKDILASAISIHNSECQHWNAIKILRGVQPPNNVAFEEALPLPRVQEAVRPFGITG, encoded by the coding sequence GTGGCGCTCGAGAGGGGCCTCACGCGCCGCGGCTTCCTCAAGACCGCCGCGTGGGCCGGGGCGGCCCTCTCGGCGGCCGGGATCGGGGGCTTCGGGGTCGCGGTGCGCTACGCGCACGGCCAGGAGCAGCAGGCCTACACGACCTACCAGGACCTCACCGACGCCCAGATCCTGCAGTTCGCCTACCTGCTGGAGCTGCTCGAGGGCACCTTCTACGACCAGGGGGTGCAGTCCGGGCTGTTCTCCGGCAACGAGCTCTCGCAGATAACCGCCATCCGGGACCACGAGATGGCCCACGCGGACGCCATCGCCGGGGTGCTCGGGCAGCTCGGGGCCGAGGTGCCCGCGGCGCCGAACTTCACCTACCCCCAGAACGCCTTCGGCGACCGCAACGCCTTCCTGGAGCTCGCCAACACCTTCGAGCCGGTCGGCATCGGGGCCTACCAGGGCGCCGCGCCCGCGCTCGACAGCAAGGACATCCTGGCCTCGGCGATCTCGATCCACAACTCCGAGTGCCAGCACTGGAACGCCATAAAGATCCTGCGGGGCGTGCAGCCGCCGAACAACGTGGCCTTCGAGGAGGCCCTGCCCCTGCCGCGGGTGCAGGAGGCGGTCAGGCCGTTCGGGATCACCGGTTAG
- a CDS encoding RNA polymerase sigma factor translates to MGESARRYLLLADEDLLSLVERRDPDAFAALYDRHSRAAYSLAYRMMGERQAAEDLVQDAFLKVWRSAGSYRAERGSVRTWILSILHNRGIDQLRAQASRLRTRERLEASSEKTQPSEAFSETLRSSQREQVREAMSTLPPEQLKILELAYFSGYTHTEIAELLGLPLGTVKGRMRLGLKKIKEYFESRDLAVPK, encoded by the coding sequence GTGGGCGAGTCCGCGCGCAGATACCTGCTTCTGGCCGACGAGGACCTGCTCTCCCTGGTGGAGCGGCGGGACCCGGACGCCTTCGCGGCGCTCTACGACCGGCACAGCCGGGCCGCCTACTCCCTCGCCTACAGGATGATGGGCGAGCGCCAGGCGGCGGAGGACCTGGTGCAGGACGCGTTCCTGAAGGTGTGGCGCTCCGCCGGCAGCTACCGCGCCGAGCGGGGGAGCGTGAGGACCTGGATCCTCTCCATCCTGCACAACCGGGGCATAGACCAGCTCCGGGCCCAGGCGAGCCGCCTGCGGACCCGGGAGCGGCTCGAGGCCTCCTCGGAGAAGACCCAGCCGAGCGAGGCCTTCTCGGAGACGCTGCGCAGCTCGCAGCGGGAGCAGGTCCGGGAGGCCATGAGCACCCTGCCGCCCGAGCAGCTCAAGATCCTGGAGCTGGCATACTTCTCCGGCTACACCCACACGGAGATAGCCGAGCTGCTGGGGCTGCCGCTCGGCACGGTGAAGGGCAGGATGCGCCTGGGGCTGAAGAAGATAAAGGAGTACTTCGAGTCGAGGGATCTGGCGGTGCCGAAGTGA
- a CDS encoding anti-sigma factor has product MDRQRFEDLKEAYALNALPEEERRWFESYLARHPELRREVEELRSISALLSLAPEEQEPPEELRRRVLTAVEAEAPGRRARRPSPAERARGLFAGRGPLVAAAALLFAGLLSWNVFLQAELGKLQQANQSLREQAAREIPLRATDGMRQVEAKVVSVGGERAVLVAENMPPAPEGKAMQIWVIKHGEPLPAGLFRPRPDEEAVAAVIERPLEGAEAVAITVEPEGGSPRPTSAPVMTAKV; this is encoded by the coding sequence ATGGACCGGCAGAGGTTCGAGGACCTGAAGGAGGCCTACGCCCTGAACGCGCTCCCGGAGGAGGAGCGCCGGTGGTTCGAGTCCTACCTGGCCAGGCATCCCGAGCTGCGGCGGGAGGTAGAGGAGCTGCGCAGCATCTCGGCCCTGCTCTCGCTCGCCCCGGAGGAGCAGGAGCCGCCGGAGGAGCTGCGCCGGAGGGTGCTGACGGCGGTGGAGGCGGAGGCCCCCGGCCGGAGGGCGCGCCGCCCCTCCCCGGCGGAGCGGGCGCGGGGGCTCTTCGCCGGGCGCGGGCCGCTCGTGGCCGCGGCCGCGCTGCTTTTCGCCGGCCTGCTCTCCTGGAACGTGTTCCTGCAGGCCGAGCTGGGAAAGCTGCAGCAGGCCAACCAATCCCTGCGGGAGCAGGCGGCCCGCGAGATCCCGCTCCGCGCGACGGACGGGATGCGGCAGGTCGAGGCGAAGGTGGTCTCCGTGGGCGGAGAGAGGGCGGTCCTCGTGGCCGAGAACATGCCCCCCGCCCCCGAGGGGAAGGCCATGCAGATCTGGGTGATAAAGCACGGCGAGCCCCTGCCAGCCGGCCTCTTCAGGCCGCGGCCGGACGAGGAGGCCGTCGCCGCCGTGATAGAGCGCCCCCTCGAGGGGGCCGAGGCCGTAGCCATCACCGTCGAGCCCGAGGGGGGCTCCCCGAGGCCGACCAGCGCCCCCGTGATGACCGCCAAGGTGTAG
- a CDS encoding dodecin family protein: protein MSSVARVTEISAISPESFEDAVKVGIQRATKTLRGVTSAWVKDFNVEIENGNITGYRVNMEVTFVLEDGE, encoded by the coding sequence ATGTCTTCGGTAGCCCGCGTCACGGAGATCAGCGCGATCTCCCCGGAGAGCTTCGAGGACGCGGTGAAGGTCGGCATCCAGCGCGCCACGAAGACGCTGCGGGGCGTCACCAGCGCCTGGGTGAAGGACTTCAATGTGGAGATCGAGAACGGCAACATAACCGGTTACCGGGTGAACATGGAGGTGACCTTCGTCCTGGAAGACGGCGAGTAG
- a CDS encoding AbrB family transcriptional regulator: MSPLAAVSLCAAGAAGAAAARGLHLPAGGFIGAMAGVGMALGLMGFPDLGTPPVLGGALQCLVGVLVGLRMEREAVRSGARALLPAALLAALFLASGLLAAYAAAALTGIHLKTALFAAATGGLTEMATIGASQGANGPVVAAVHLVRLLLVIFAASLLVGRLRRKAPRAPAGREGSPEPASRARLAGIAAAGVAGGVLGLAATPLPAGGVVGSMLGAGAARLLLPGAVPERGFQFAVQALAGGVVGLGLSEEFFRTLHQLAGAALLINAVQVAAWLAAFYLLVRAFGLDAATAAFASAPGGMGTTLSIIGETRADLVAVAFVHLFRVSATVVAIPLIAASASWP, from the coding sequence GTGAGCCCCCTCGCGGCGGTCTCTCTGTGCGCCGCCGGCGCGGCGGGGGCCGCCGCTGCGAGGGGCCTGCATCTCCCCGCGGGAGGGTTTATCGGGGCGATGGCCGGGGTCGGGATGGCGCTGGGCCTGATGGGCTTCCCGGACCTCGGGACGCCGCCGGTGCTGGGCGGGGCGCTGCAGTGCCTGGTGGGGGTCCTGGTCGGCCTCAGGATGGAGAGGGAGGCGGTGCGCTCGGGGGCGCGGGCGCTGCTCCCGGCGGCCCTCCTGGCCGCGCTCTTCCTCGCCTCCGGGCTGCTCGCCGCCTACGCCGCAGCCGCCCTCACCGGCATACACCTCAAGACCGCGCTCTTCGCCGCGGCGACCGGCGGGCTCACGGAGATGGCGACCATCGGGGCCTCGCAGGGGGCCAACGGCCCCGTGGTGGCGGCGGTGCACCTGGTGCGGCTGCTGCTGGTGATCTTCGCGGCGAGCCTGCTCGTGGGCAGGCTGCGCCGCAAGGCCCCCCGCGCCCCCGCCGGGCGGGAGGGCAGCCCGGAGCCGGCGAGCCGGGCCCGGCTGGCCGGGATAGCGGCGGCGGGCGTCGCCGGGGGCGTCCTCGGGCTCGCCGCGACACCGCTCCCGGCTGGCGGCGTGGTGGGAAGCATGCTCGGGGCGGGGGCCGCCCGGCTGCTCCTTCCGGGGGCGGTGCCCGAGCGCGGCTTCCAGTTCGCGGTGCAGGCGCTCGCCGGCGGCGTGGTGGGGCTCGGGCTCTCCGAGGAGTTCTTCCGGACGCTCCACCAGCTCGCGGGGGCCGCGCTGCTCATCAACGCGGTGCAGGTGGCGGCCTGGCTCGCGGCCTTCTACCTCCTGGTCAGGGCCTTCGGGCTCGACGCGGCGACCGCCGCGTTCGCCTCGGCGCCGGGCGGGATGGGCACCACGCTCTCCATCATCGGGGAGACCCGGGCGGACCTCGTCGCGGTGGCGTTCGTCCACCTCTTCCGGGTGAGCGCCACGGTCGTCGCAATCCCCCTGATCGCGGCGTCCGCGAGCTGGCCGTGA
- the uvsE gene encoding UV DNA damage repair endonuclease UvsE: MIRLGYPTQNLTLGASTNRSLRLGNLPDAARVRSLVRQNLWDLCRILRWNARRGVGIFRLGQSVIPFASHPNFPYDWEKEHAAELREAGRLARSLGIRLSMHPGQYVNPGSPRPEVVERSLAELRYVARLFGLLGCEDAVLVLHLGGAHGDRRKSARRFVGALAQERGVLRHLALENDERVWSVPEVARVAGELGVPAIADTLHHALNPGGLALREALDLTLPTWRGRRPKVHLSSQDPEKQPGAHARLIRREDWLGLLEALDGREADVMVEAKGKELALEPLLPPGGAPERREDARKPAAGGDPRPAPERPQHRGGRALG, encoded by the coding sequence ATGATCCGGCTGGGATACCCGACCCAGAACCTGACGCTCGGGGCCTCGACGAACCGCTCGCTCCGGCTCGGGAACCTCCCCGACGCCGCAAGGGTGCGCTCCCTGGTCCGGCAGAACCTGTGGGACCTGTGCAGGATCCTGCGCTGGAACGCGCGGCGCGGCGTCGGGATCTTCAGGCTGGGCCAGAGCGTCATCCCGTTCGCCTCCCACCCGAACTTCCCCTACGACTGGGAGAAGGAGCACGCCGCCGAACTGCGGGAGGCCGGTCGCCTCGCCCGCTCGCTGGGCATAAGGCTCTCCATGCACCCGGGCCAGTATGTAAACCCGGGGAGCCCGCGTCCCGAGGTTGTGGAGCGCAGCCTGGCGGAGCTCCGCTACGTGGCCCGGCTCTTCGGGCTCCTGGGCTGCGAGGACGCCGTGCTCGTGCTGCACCTGGGCGGCGCCCACGGCGACCGCCGGAAGAGCGCCCGGCGCTTCGTGGGGGCGCTCGCGCAGGAGCGCGGGGTGCTGCGCCACCTGGCGCTGGAGAACGACGAGCGGGTGTGGAGCGTGCCGGAGGTCGCCCGCGTGGCCGGGGAGCTCGGGGTTCCGGCCATCGCCGACACCCTCCACCACGCGCTGAACCCCGGCGGCCTCGCGCTGCGGGAGGCGCTAGACCTCACCCTCCCCACCTGGAGGGGCCGCCGCCCCAAGGTGCACCTCTCCAGCCAGGACCCGGAGAAGCAGCCGGGGGCGCACGCCCGGCTCATCCGCCGCGAGGACTGGCTCGGGCTACTCGAGGCCCTCGACGGGCGAGAGGCCGACGTCATGGTGGAGGCCAAGGGCAAGGAGCTTGCGCTCGAGCCGCTGCTGCCTCCAGGAGGAGCCCCGGAAAGGAGGGAAGATGCACGCAAACCCGCCGCCGGAGGAGATCCGCGCCCTGCTCCGGAGCGCCCGCAACATCGCGGTGGTCGGGCTCTCGGCTGA
- a CDS encoding CoA-binding protein, with product MHANPPPEEIRALLRSARNIAVVGLSADPGRPSHQVARAMQRYGFKVFPVNPNLASPVLGERPYASVREIPEPVDIVDVFRRSEAALGAAEDAVAAGARALWLQLGVVNEEAARLAAAKGLVVVMDRCIKVDYADLVAGLRER from the coding sequence ATGCACGCAAACCCGCCGCCGGAGGAGATCCGCGCCCTGCTCCGGAGCGCCCGCAACATCGCGGTGGTCGGGCTCTCGGCTGACCCCGGCCGCCCGAGCCACCAGGTCGCCCGCGCCATGCAGCGCTACGGCTTCAAGGTCTTCCCCGTCAACCCCAACCTCGCCTCGCCGGTGCTCGGGGAGCGGCCCTACGCCTCCGTGCGGGAGATCCCCGAGCCGGTGGACATCGTGGACGTGTTCCGCCGCAGCGAGGCCGCGCTCGGGGCGGCCGAGGACGCCGTGGCCGCCGGGGCCCGGGCGCTGTGGCTGCAGCTCGGGGTGGTCAACGAGGAGGCCGCCCGCCTCGCCGCCGCGAAGGGCCTCGTGGTGGTGATGGACCGCTGCATAAAGGTGGACTACGCCGACCTGGTCGCGGGGCTCCGCGAGCGCTAG
- a CDS encoding haloacid dehalogenase type II, protein MPQAVGLDVYGTLVDPLQMDEHLGPLAGEKAGELAALWRQKQLEYAFRRGLMRRYEDFGVCTRQALQFATRALGVELPEPERRRLLEAYGSLPPFPDAAPALSALKERGHRLWAFSNGLESAAQGLLANAGLLEHLEGVVSVDDLRTFKPAPEVYLYLARRLERRPEEVWLVSGNPFDVIGAKAAGLKAAWVRRDPAAVFDPWGIEPDVTVPDLAGLAGELPA, encoded by the coding sequence ATGCCGCAAGCCGTGGGGCTCGACGTCTACGGGACGCTCGTGGACCCGCTGCAGATGGACGAGCACCTGGGGCCGCTCGCGGGCGAGAAGGCCGGGGAGCTGGCCGCGCTGTGGCGCCAGAAGCAGCTCGAGTACGCCTTCCGGCGCGGGCTTATGCGCCGCTACGAGGACTTCGGGGTGTGCACCCGGCAGGCCCTCCAGTTCGCAACCCGCGCGCTGGGGGTCGAGCTCCCGGAGCCGGAGCGCAGGAGGCTGCTGGAGGCCTACGGGTCGCTGCCCCCCTTCCCGGACGCCGCCCCGGCGCTCTCGGCGCTCAAGGAGCGCGGCCACCGCCTCTGGGCCTTCTCCAACGGGCTGGAGTCGGCGGCGCAAGGGCTGCTTGCCAACGCGGGGCTGCTGGAGCATCTGGAGGGCGTGGTGAGCGTGGACGACCTGCGGACCTTCAAGCCCGCCCCTGAGGTCTACCTGTACCTGGCCCGCAGGCTGGAGCGGCGCCCGGAGGAGGTGTGGCTGGTCTCCGGCAACCCGTTCGACGTGATCGGGGCCAAGGCCGCGGGGCTGAAGGCGGCGTGGGTCCGGCGCGACCCGGCGGCCGTCTTCGACCCGTGGGGCATCGAGCCGGACGTGACGGTGCCGGACCTCGCGGGCCTCGCCGGGGAGCTTCCGGCCTGA